In Mytilus edulis chromosome 4, xbMytEdul2.2, whole genome shotgun sequence, the following proteins share a genomic window:
- the LOC139518599 gene encoding uncharacterized protein gives MATSGDGEEEGRTKHLTPKAYEQYLGEVDKYSQALATLSRENDRLISILLSSEASHEEKASSAAQLEETTNKYMNLSDCYIDYLKRKNTLDSQRELISHQLIRSVNMHKTETAMNYSLSKLEPPEPTQAFTQTGEQMETVTTTKLTDVQMKQELKKEPNVSNSVRSQSSRSSRRSGRSNASCSSTMMRQKAHLEAARKRLEYVDQESTLVQKKAQLEANTTIEKAKLEKMTKELEAKRDVAVAEAELQAMEEVFDESDRETEVSSPSLTEQRTAKYIIEQSKHVNRQYEVHNSAPAVNNIDTQTVLLNEENMNEELPVHNSAPAVNNINTQTLLRNEEHMNEELPIPLTRKIASPVTSANQIVQQIHKEVIEQLPDTNNNRTLSLNYGQELSKFLMKKDLIISRLLKYDDRPENYLSWKDTFKCVMSEIDASPAEEIDLMIKWLGPDSSRQINSIKISNSGNPTIALSRAWNRLVLRYGCPEMIESALQKKLQAFPKITYKDKKKLFELSDVLSEIRSVKEKQEYAALLAYFDTSVGVNPTIVKLPINLQNKWRDRAVTYKRIHSVLYPPFTYFCDFINDMASTINDPGFIFESDTYVAPKNEDKPFKTRQFAVKKTNVSQDKHEPHANENSKMRCAIHNSDHLLDECRAFRHMSIVDRRALLKKNGLCFKCCVGRHIFRNCDKNVLCSECKSTDHTAAMHIYASQDRVQKPNNSQGGESSVNSKCTQICGNTFAGKSCAKIVLVNVRHTTMDKQPIRTYAIIDEQSNCSLARKDLLDYFEVNTEPEQYSLASCSGQFTMTGRRTKGFIIESLDDNYCIDLPTLIECDSIPNNRQEIPTNEIAQAHPHLQSIAHMIPHLDKNAEILLLIGRDAVEAHHILEQRLGSHNQPFAQKLKMGWVIVGETCLDGAHYPSTVNAMKTFVQQDGRPSILEPCDNSIHISEKLSTSLFKLEPDDNRQGMSIEDKKFMRLMSDEIQQDENQNWTAPLPFKESRPLLPNNRLQALNRARAFDISLRKDPVKKQHVLDFMKTLFDNNHAERALNTETPNEMWYLPMFGVYHPKKKDRIRVVFDSSAKFQGTSLNDVLMTGPNLVNSLLGVLLRFRKDKIAITADIRQMFYSFNVTPEHRDFLRFIWHEDNDMEKDLVDYRMAVHVFGNSPSPAVATFGLRKTAEMAESKYGSDVVTYVNNNFYVDDALSSHSNSDKAVDLLKRTQSALQEFGNLRLHKISSNSNEVLAAFEKDDLSEDLKNLDFNDDCLPVQRSLGVSWNLQSDNFTFQVSLDNKPYTRRGVLSVINGLYDPLGFAAPVTIAGKLILRETMKESTEWDEPLPPQFQSKWQSWKDSLKLLQQVEIPRNYSSDWTLNKDLCIFSDASEKAVAAVAYIRTTEKDGSTHLGFVLGKAKVAPKHGHTIPRLELCAAVLAVELYETICEELKTEFQQVQFFTDSKVVLGYIHNETKRFYLYVGNRVDRIRRSTKPEQWSYVPTLQNPADDASRSIRPEKLNQSQWLIGPTQFLCKKNTIDSETEGDEFPLILPEEDREVRVAKTLVTKLTIGSKRFERFSQWKILVSAIQTLRCFIIKQTNRQDSSKTDSLQDAHNLVIGTVQREIFNVEYSALMNKQRLPANSKILQLDPFIDENGLLRVGGRLSNANIFPNEMKPLIIPKHHIATLLMRHFHEKVAHQGRHLTEGALRSAGYWLIGGKGLISSVIHKCIKCRKLRGKEEFPKMADLPFDRLDPAPPFSYVGIDVFGPWTITTRRTRGGQAQSKRWAVMFTCLVVRAVHIEVIEEMSSGCFINALRRFCALRGEVKIIRSDCGTNFVGALSELNVNVINIGDRPIKNYLSDKNINWIFNAPHSSHMGGSWERMIGIARNILNSLFMETKQLTHEVLTTFMAEVTSIMNARPLVPIDMDPDNSFPLTPSTLLTLKSEHTVKSFSIEDFCDKDLLKSQWRCVQQLANSFWKRWRTQYLPTLQMRHKWKQECRNLTEGDIVLMRDVSLHRNDWPIGVIEQTYASSDGRVREVQVCLGKNRKLFTRPANEVVFVMCK, from the coding sequence ATGGCGACAAGTGGTGATGGAGAGGAGGAAGGAAGGACAAAACATTTAACACCGAAAGCATATGAACAATACCTAGGTGAGGTTGATAAATATTCACAAGCATTAGCTACACTAAGCAGGGAAAATGACAGACTTATCTCTATTTTGCTATCCAGTGAAGCAAGCCACGAGGAAAAAGCTTCATCAGCTGCCCAACTAGaagaaacaacaaataaatacatgaacTTATCTGATTGTTATATAGATTATCTGAAACGTAAAAATACACTAGACAGTCAACGTGAACTGATATCTCATCAATTGATACGCAGTGTCAATATGCACAAAACAGAAACTGCAATGAACTATTCTCTATCAAAGTTAGAACCGCCTGAACCTACTCAAGCTTTCACACAAACAGGTGAACAGATGGAAACAGTCACTACTACTAAATTAACAGATGTTCAAATGAAACAAGAATTGAAAAAGGAACCAAATGTCAGCAACTCAGTTAGGAGCCAAAGTTCAAGATCATCAAGAAGGTCAGGACGTAGTAATGCTTCATGTAGCTCCACAATGATGCGCCAGAAAGCTCATTTAGAGGCTGCAAGAAAGAGGCTAGAATATGTTGATCAAGAATCAACACTTGTGCAAAAAAAAGCACAGCTAGAAGCGAACACCACTATAGAGAAGGCAAAACTtgaaaaaatgacaaaagaaTTGGAGGCAAAACGTGACGTAGCAGTCGCAGAGGCTGAACTGCAGGCTATGGAAGAAGTATTTGATGAATCAGACAGAGAAACAGAGGTTTCATCCCCATCGTTAACTGAACAACGAACCGCTAAGTATATTATTGAGCaaagtaaacatgtaaacagacaaTATGAGGTTCACAACAGTGCGCCAGCTGTTAACAACATAGACACACAAACTGTCTTACTCAATGAGGAAAACATGAACGAAGAACTACCAGTTCACAACAGTGCACCAGCTGTTAACAATATTAACACACAAACTTTATTACGCAATGAGGAACATATGAATGAAGAACTGCCTATACCGTTAACTAGAAAAATAGCAAGTCCAGTGACAAGTGCGAACCAAATTGTGCAACAAATACATAAAGAGGTAATTGAACAACTTCCTGATACAAACAATAACAGAACATTAAGTCTAAATTATGGCCAGGAACTTTccaaatttttgatgaaaaaggacTTAATAATATCTAGACTTTTGAAATATGATGATCGTCCAGAGAATTATTTATCATGGAAAGACACCTTTAAATGTGTAATGTCAGAAATCGACGCGAGTCCTGCTGAAGAAATTGACCTAATGATAAAATGGCTAGGACCTGACTCATCACGCCAAATTAACagcatcaaaatttcaaattcagGAAATCCAACTATTGCCTTATCACGTGCTTGGAACAGATTAGTTCTACGTTATGGTTGCCCAGAAATGATCGAAAGTGCCTTACAGAAAAAATTACAGGCTTTTCCAAAGATAACATAcaaagataagaaaaaattgTTTGAACTTTCAGATGTATTATCAGAAATACGTTCAGTtaaagaaaaacaagaatatgCAGCACTACTAGCATATTTCGACACATCGGTCGGTGTGAATCCAACAATTGTCAAACTTCCTATTAACTTGCAAAATAAATGGCGGGATAGAGCAGTAACATACAAACGAATACATTCAGTTCTATATCCACCATTCACATACTTTTGTGACTTCATCAATGACATGGCTTCAACTATAAATGATCCCGGATTTATATTTGAAAGCGACACATATGTTGCCCCCAAGAACGAAGACAAACCATTTAAGACACGACAATTTGCTGTTAAAAAGACAAATGTTTCACAAGACAAACATGAACCACACGCCAACGAAAATTCTAAAATGCGTTGCGCAATACATAATAGCGATCACTTATTGGATGAGTGCCGTGCTTTTAGACACATGAGTATTGTAGATAGGAGAGCTCTACTGAAGAAAAATGGTTTGTGCTTTAAATGTTGCGTTGGGAGACACATTTTTCGCAATTGTGACAAGAACGTTTTATGTTCCGAATGCAAAAGTACTGATCACACAGCGGCTATGCACATTTACGCAAGTCAGGATAGAGTCCAGAAACCCAACAACAGTCAAGGCGGGGAGAGTTCTGTTAACTCGAAATGTACACAAATTTGTGGAAATACATTTGCAGGAAAATCATGTGCCAAAATTGTGTTAGTTAATGTAAGACATACAACAATGGATAAACAGCCAATCCGTACTTATGCAATAATAGACGAACAAAGTAACTGTTCATTAGCAAGGAAGGATTTATTAGACtattttgaggtgaatactgaacCAGAAcaatattcacttgcaagttgTAGTGGTCAGTTTACTATGACCGGTAGGAGAACAAAGGGTTTCATAATTGAATCGCTTGATGACAATTACTGCATAGATCTCCCTACTTTAATTGAGTGTGACTCAATACCAAACAATAGACAAGAAATTCCGACAAATGAAATTGCTCAAGCTCATCCTCATTTGCAATCTATTGCACACATGATACCGCACCTCGATAAGAATGCTGAAATCTTACTCCTTATAGGGAGAGATGCTGTGGAAGCTCATCACATACTGGAACAAAGGTTAGGAAGTCATAATCAACCATTTGCTCAGAAGCTCAAGATGGGATGGGTTATTGTAGGCGAGACTTGTCTAGATGGAGCGCATTACCCTAGCACTGTCAATGCTATGAAAACCTTTGTACAACAAGATGGGAGGCCATCAATATTAGAACCATGTGACAATAGTATTCATATTTCAGAAAAGTTATCTACGTCATTATTCAAACTTGAGCCTGACGATAACCGCCAAGGTATGtcaattgaagacaaaaagtttaTGCGCTTAATGTCAGATGAAATACAACAAGATGAAAATCAAAACTGGACTGCTCCACTTCCTTTCAAGGAATCACGTCCGTTACTACCAAATAATCGTCTACAAGCTCTAAATCGAGCAAGAGCCTTTGATATAAGTTTGCGTAAAGATCCTGTTAAAAAACAACATGTCTTAGACTTCATGAAAACTCTTTTCGACAATAATCATGCTGAACGAGCACTAAATACAGAGACTCCGAATGAAATGTGGTATCTTCCTATGTTTGGGGTGTATCATCCGAAAAAGAAGGATCGCATCAGAGTTGTTTTCGACTCATCTGCTAAATTTCAAGGAACTTCTCTAAATGACGTATTGATGACTGGACCAAACCTTGTTAACAGCTTGCTTGGAGTTTTATTGAGGTTTCGCAAGGATAAAATTGCAATTACTGCAGACATTCGGCAAATGTTCTATAGTTTCAATGTAACACCAGAGCATAGAGACTTTCTTAGATTCATATGGCATGAAGATAATGATATGGAGAAAGATTTAGTTGACTATAGAATGGCCGTACATGTGTTTGGAAACAGTCCTTCTCCGGCTGTCGCAACCTTTGGCTTACGTAAAACTGCTGAAATGGCAGAGTCAAAATATGGATCAGATGTAGTAACCTATGTGAATAATAACTTTTATGTGGATGATGCACTGTCTTCTCATTCAAACAGTGACAAAGCAGTAGACTTGTTAAAAAGAACTCAATCTGCATTGCAAGAATTTGGCAATTTACGCCTGCATAAAATATCTTCAAATTCGAATGAAGTTCTGGCAGCATTTGAAAAAGACGATTTATCTGAAGATTTGAAAAATCTTGACTTTAATGACGATTGTCTTCCTGTACAGCGTAGTCTTGGGGTCAGTTGGAATCTTCAATCGGATAACTTTACCTTTCAAGTATCATTAGACAATAAACCATATACTAGACGTGGTGTACTTTCAGTTATCAATGGATTGTACGATCCATTAGGTTTTGCAGCACCAGTAACCATTGCTGGAAAACTTATTCTTCGTGAAACTATGAAAGAATCAACTGAATGGGACGAACCATTACCTCCGCAATTTCAGTCGAAATGGCAATCTTGGAAAGATTCTCTTAAACTTCTCCAACAAGTGGAGATACCTAGAAACTACAGTTCAGACTGGACGCTTAACAAGGACCTCTGTATATTTTCTGATGCATCTGAAAAGGCTGTTGCAGCAGTTGCCTACATACGAACTACTGAGAAGGATGGATCAACACATCTTGGATTTGTACTAGGAAAAGCTAAAGTGGCTCCTAAGCACGGCCACACCATACCTCGTTTGGAATTGTGTGCTGCAGTTCTGGCAGTTGAACTGTATGAAACTATTTGTGAAGAACTGAAAACAGAATTTCAACAAGTGCAATTTTTCACCGACAGCAAGGTTGTATTAGGATATATACACAACGAAACTAAACGGTTTTATCTGTATGTTGGAAATCGTGTCGACAGAATCAGGAGATCGACAAAACCAGAACAATGGTCTTACGTACCTACCTTACAAAATCCAGCCGATGATGCTTCTCGTTCTATACGACCAGAAAAACTTAATCAAAGTCAGTGGCTTATAGGTCCCACTCAGTTTCTTTGTAAGAAAAACACTATAGATAGCGAAACTGAAGGAGATGAGTTCCCTCTTATATTACCAGAAGAAGACAGAGAAGTCCGTGTGGCAAAAACACTTGTAACTAAACTCACAATTGGCTCTAAAAGATTTGAACGTTTTTCTCAGTGGAAAATACTAGTTTCAGCAATACAAACTCTCAGATGTTTTATTATAAAGCAAACTAATAGACAAGATTCTAGTAAAACTGATTCACTTCAAGATGCACACAACTTAGTTATAGGCACTGTTCAGAGAGAAATTTTCAACGTCGAATATAGTGCGCTGATGAACAAACAGAGACTTCCTGCAAACAGTAAAATTTTGCAGTTAGACCCATTTATTGACGAAAATGGTTTACTCCGTGTTGGGGGTCGTTTAAGCAATGCAAACATATTTCCCAATGAAATGAAGCCACTTATCATACCTAAGCATCATATTGCAACATTACTTATGAGACATTTTCATGAAAAAGTAGCACATCAAGGACGCCATCTCACTGAAGGAGCTTTGCGATCGGCAGGATATTGGTTGATAGGAGGAAAAGGTCTCATTTCATCTGTGATTCATAAATGCATAAAATGTCGTAAACTACGTGGAAAAGAAGAATTTCCAAAAATGGCTGACTTGCCATTTGACCGATTAGATCCAGCACCTCCATTTTCGTATGTTGGAATTGACGTATTTGGTCCTTGGACTATTACTACCCGTAGAACTCGTGGAGGTCAGGCACAAAGTAAACGTTGGGCTGTAATGTTCACTTGTCTTGTGGTTAGGGCTGTGCACATTGAAGTGATAGAGGAAATGTCGTCTGGTTGCTTTATCAATGCATTACGTAGGTTTTGTGCCTTAAGAGGCGAAGTTAAAATTATAAGATCTGATTGTGGAACAAACTTTGTTGGGGCACTAAGTGAACTTAATGTTAACGTTATAAATATTGGAGATAGACCAATAAAAAACTATCTCAGTGACAAGAATATAAATTGGATTTTCAACGCACCTCACTCTTCACATATGGGTGGCAGCTGGGAGCGTATGATTGGGATAGCGAGAAATATTCTAAACAGCCTCTTTATGGAAACGAAACAATTAACACATGAAGTATTAACAACGTTCATGGCCGAAGTTACATCTATTATGAACGCAAGACCCCTAGTACCGATAGATATGGATCCTGACAATTCATTCCCGCTTACTCCTTCAACTTTACTCACATTGAAAAGTGAACATACTGTGAAATCTTTTTCAATAGAGGACTTTTGCGATAAAGACTTGTTAAAATCTCAATGGAGATGCGTTCAACAACTTGCAAACTCATTCTGGAAACGATGGAGAACTCAATATTTGCCTACTTTACAAATGCGACACAAATGGAAACAAGAGTGCAGAAACTTAACTGAAGGTGACATTGTTCTTATGCGTGATGTTAGCTTGCACCGTAATGACTGGCCTATTGGTGTTATTGAACAAACATATGCAAGCTCTGATGGTCGCGTCCGTGAAGTTCAAGTGTGTCTCGGGAAGAACAGGAAGTTATTCACTAGACCTGCTAATGAAGTAGTATTTGTTATGTGTAAATAA